One Xylanivirga thermophila genomic region harbors:
- a CDS encoding HNH endonuclease — MPRKPKKPCKYPGCPELTEGNYCKVHQREINREYNCSNRPYKKLYNSSRWQDLRRYVLNKQSLCVECLKNNRITPATVVDHIKPHKGNENLFYDINNLQSLCKSCHDRKTAKEDGRWKRKVYTY, encoded by the coding sequence ATGCCAAGGAAACCAAAGAAGCCCTGCAAGTACCCAGGCTGTCCAGAGCTAACGGAAGGGAACTATTGCAAGGTGCATCAAAGGGAAATTAATAGAGAATACAACTGTAGCAATAGACCATATAAGAAACTATACAACAGCAGTCGCTGGCAAGATTTAAGAAGGTATGTATTAAACAAACAATCTCTCTGTGTAGAGTGTTTAAAGAATAATAGGATTACCCCAGCAACAGTGGTAGACCATATAAAACCTCATAAAGGTAACGAAAACTTATTCTATGACATTAACAATTTACAATCTCTGTGCAAGTCCTGCCACGATAGGAAGACTGCCAAGGAAGACGGCAGATGGAAGAGAAAGGTTTACACCTATTGA